In a single window of the Sediminicoccus sp. KRV36 genome:
- a CDS encoding RNA-binding protein, with protein MPSSWPPAPIGSTKKGKPPLPQAETTHGASAHVLPDDAIARERGPLRRCIVTRQTLPKEQMIRFVIGPMRELVPDPGGRLPGRGLWLVARDDVLRKALKQGAFAKAARGSVGVPGDLGALIVSALRQRVLDFLGFARRSGEAVAGREAVLDWLRHDKVALLIQASDGSPAERSRLLGGRTEGLEFPVLTPLTAAELGGVFGRERAVHVAVSPGRMVSSLQAETARLAGFVAV; from the coding sequence ATGCCGTCATCATGGCCGCCCGCGCCCATTGGTTCGACGAAGAAGGGGAAGCCGCCGCTGCCCCAGGCTGAAACCACACACGGCGCGTCCGCCCACGTCCTGCCGGACGATGCAATCGCGCGCGAGCGCGGGCCGTTGCGGCGCTGCATTGTCACGCGGCAGACGCTCCCCAAGGAGCAGATGATCCGTTTCGTCATCGGCCCCATGCGTGAGCTGGTGCCTGATCCGGGTGGACGCCTGCCGGGCAGAGGACTATGGTTGGTTGCGCGGGATGACGTATTGCGCAAAGCGCTGAAGCAGGGCGCCTTCGCCAAGGCAGCGCGAGGCTCCGTCGGAGTCCCGGGCGATCTTGGCGCGCTCATTGTTTCGGCCTTGCGCCAGCGCGTGCTGGATTTTCTGGGCTTTGCCAGGCGCAGCGGTGAGGCGGTGGCCGGGCGGGAGGCGGTTCTGGACTGGCTCCGTCACGACAAGGTGGCGCTGCTGATCCAGGCTTCGGATGGCAGCCCGGCTGAACGAAGCCGATTGCTCGGCGGGCGTACCGAGGGACTTGAGTTTCCAGTCCTGACACCGCTGACGGCCGCGGAGTTGGGTGGTGTTTTTGGGCGGGAGCGCGCGGTTCACGTGGCGGTTTCCCCAGGTCGGATGGTTTCCTCGCTGCAGGCGGAAACGGCGCGTTTGGCCGGTTTCGTGGCAGTTTGA
- the nusA gene encoding transcription termination factor NusA yields MAMDVAIPRPEFLQVAEAVAREKMIEKEEVLEAMELAMGKAGKQKYGLEKDIRATIDRKNGEVRLSRWTEVVEQEPVENEDTQMPLRIAVKVKPGITVGEFIVDPLPPIDFGRIAAQTAKQVIVQRVREVERKKQFDEYKDRVGEIINGTVKRTEYGNLMVDLGRAEALLRRDETIPREAFKNGDRVRAYIYDVREEPRGPQIFLSRTHPGFLAKLFAQEVPEIYDGIIEIKAVARDPGSRAKMAVISRDSSIDPVGACVGMRGSRVQAVVAELQGEKIDIIPWSSDIATFIVNAMAPAEVAKVLLDDESKRVEVVVPDEQLSLAIGRRGQNVRLASQLTRYDIDIMTEAGESERRQVDFNKRSGLFVEALDVDDMIAGLLVTEGYSTIEEIIDVDDEELAGIEGFDEAIAAELKRRGMAFLEAKDAEFETRRVELGVEDSIAEIGTFTSAMMVTLGEAGVKTLDDLADLAADELIEILGADAMDEETANAVIMAARAHWFDEEGEAAAAPG; encoded by the coding sequence ATGGCCATGGATGTTGCGATCCCCCGCCCGGAATTCCTGCAGGTGGCCGAAGCCGTCGCCCGCGAAAAGATGATCGAGAAGGAAGAAGTGCTCGAGGCGATGGAACTCGCCATGGGCAAGGCCGGCAAGCAGAAATACGGCCTCGAGAAAGACATCCGCGCGACGATTGACCGCAAGAACGGCGAAGTCCGGCTGAGCCGCTGGACCGAGGTGGTCGAGCAGGAGCCGGTCGAAAACGAAGACACCCAGATGCCGCTGCGCATCGCCGTGAAGGTGAAGCCCGGCATCACCGTGGGTGAGTTCATCGTGGACCCGCTGCCGCCGATCGATTTCGGCCGCATCGCCGCGCAGACCGCCAAGCAGGTGATCGTGCAGCGCGTGCGCGAGGTGGAGCGCAAGAAGCAGTTCGACGAATACAAGGACCGCGTGGGCGAGATCATCAACGGGACCGTCAAGCGCACCGAATACGGCAACCTCATGGTGGATCTCGGCCGCGCCGAGGCGCTGCTGCGCCGCGACGAGACCATCCCGCGCGAAGCCTTCAAGAATGGCGACCGCGTGCGCGCCTATATCTACGACGTGCGCGAGGAGCCGCGCGGCCCGCAGATTTTCCTGTCCCGCACGCATCCGGGCTTCCTGGCCAAGCTCTTCGCGCAGGAAGTGCCCGAGATCTATGACGGCATCATCGAGATCAAGGCCGTGGCGCGGGACCCTGGCTCACGCGCCAAGATGGCCGTGATCAGCCGCGATTCGAGCATTGACCCGGTCGGTGCCTGCGTCGGCATGCGCGGCAGCCGCGTGCAGGCCGTGGTGGCGGAGTTGCAGGGCGAGAAGATCGACATCATCCCCTGGAGCTCGGACATCGCGACCTTCATCGTCAACGCCATGGCGCCGGCTGAAGTGGCCAAGGTGCTGCTGGATGACGAGAGCAAGCGCGTCGAAGTGGTGGTGCCCGATGAGCAGCTCTCGCTGGCCATCGGCCGGCGTGGGCAGAATGTGCGCCTCGCGTCGCAGCTGACCCGCTATGACATTGATATCATGACCGAAGCTGGCGAAAGCGAGCGCCGCCAGGTGGATTTCAACAAGCGCAGCGGCCTGTTTGTCGAAGCGCTCGACGTGGATGACATGATCGCCGGCCTGCTGGTGACCGAGGGCTATTCCACCATCGAGGAAATCATCGATGTGGATGATGAGGAACTCGCCGGCATCGAAGGCTTCGACGAGGCCATCGCGGCCGAGCTGAAGCGCCGCGGCATGGCCTTCCTGGAGGCCAAGGACGCCGAATTCGAAACCCGCCGCGTGGAGCTGGGCGTCGAGGATTCCATTGCCGAGATCGGCACCTTCACCTCGGCCATGATGGTGACCCTGGGCGAAGCGGGCGTGAAGACGCTGGATGACCTGGCGGACCTGGCCGCGGATGAGCTGATCGAGATCCTCGGCGCGGATGCGATGGATGAGGAGACGGCCAATGCCGTCATCATGGCCGCCCGCGCCCATTGGTTCGACGAAGAAGGGGAAGCCGCCGCTGCCCCAGGCTGA
- the rimP gene encoding ribosome maturation factor RimP encodes MTIERPRHEGLDARIADLVAPTIEHMGYELVRVQISGKEKPTVQIMADRADGAAFTVEDCTEISHAVGAVLDVADPIKAEWMLEVSSPGIDRPLTRAKDWNLYAGHVAQVEMLIPIEGRKRFRGIVLGADAEQGRLRLDEGPEISLPRDQMRRAKLVLTDELIAATAAQIKAATAAQTDAATAAEQGN; translated from the coding sequence TTGACCATCGAGAGACCCCGCCACGAAGGGCTTGACGCCCGCATCGCCGATCTGGTGGCCCCCACCATCGAGCATATGGGCTACGAGCTCGTGCGCGTGCAGATCAGCGGCAAGGAAAAGCCGACCGTGCAGATCATGGCGGACCGTGCCGATGGCGCGGCCTTCACGGTCGAGGATTGTACCGAGATCAGCCACGCCGTCGGCGCCGTCCTCGATGTCGCGGACCCGATCAAGGCGGAATGGATGCTCGAAGTCTCCTCCCCCGGGATTGACCGCCCGCTGACCCGGGCGAAGGACTGGAACCTCTATGCCGGCCATGTGGCGCAGGTGGAGATGCTGATCCCGATCGAGGGCCGCAAGCGCTTCCGCGGCATCGTGCTGGGGGCCGATGCCGAGCAGGGCCGCCTTCGCCTGGATGAAGGCCCCGAAATCTCACTCCCGCGCGACCAGATGCGCCGCGCGAAGCTTGTCCTGACCGATGAACTCATCGCCGCCACCGCGGCGCAGATCAAGGCCGCGACAGCGGCGCAAACCGATGCCGCCACCGCGGCGGAACAAGGGAACTGA